From Dysgonomonadaceae bacterium PH5-43:
TTCGTAGTTGTTTGAAACTGAGCCATTATAGGAACGTTAAGATACAAAAGTGTTTGTTCTTCTTTATAATTATCCAAACGAGTATAATAATCAAACTTACTATTAGATGGAAAACTCGTAGGTGTTGGCACTTCGTATTTATCTTCTAATAGAGAAAAAGATTGTGATTGCTTCTCTTGAGAATAAACCAATCCTGAGCGCAAGCCCCATTTAGGAGAAAAAGAGTAAAGATAACTTACTCCGCCTTCTATTCCTGAGCCAAACCCTGCATATAAGCTCACTTCATCTTGTGCGGAAAGATTAATACCTATAAACGTTAATACAATAACCAAAGATAGTTTTATTCGTTTCATCTATTTTTCATTATAACAAACGACTCCGAACCTACTCTCAACATATACAACCCAGTTGTCCAATTAGAAGTATTAATTTTACTGTACTGCGAATCGGCTTCCATCTTAAGCATTGCATTCCCTGTAATATCATAAACCTGAATATTAGGGTTGTCTTCCCAGTTAGGATATTCGATATTCAACTCATTAATAACCGGATTAGGATAAAGCCGTATTTGAGAAGAACGTAAAGTTGACAAGTTTGACAAGCAACCACAAGCCTCTGTTCCATCAGTAGCTTTAAGCCATACGGTGTAAGAGTCTATATTATAGACATTATCAACAATTAGATTACCCGACACTTCGTTTTCAAGCTTTTTAGTCATAGCTTTATCGGCATACCACTGATATTCGGCAAACGTATATCCTCCGTTATTATCGGGATTGTTAACTACGGTAAGAACATTGTCCCAAACTTTCAAAACTGAGTTGTCGAACGGTTTTGTGAAATGTAATTTATATTTTACGGTCTGTTGTTCTCCCACATCTCCCTCTAACTCTATAGTTTTCGTTCCTGCTTTTGGGAAGGCAAAAATAGACGAAGCCTTCATATTATTAAAATAAATATTATTCCATTTGTAAGCGTTTGTTTCGCATGGGATAGATATAAAATACTCTAAAGTATTAGGATGAAATTCTGGTTTTACCAAACAATTATCTTGAGAAAAGGTATTTAGAAGATTTTCTAATTCTTCTAAATAAGTAGGCTCAAACTGCTCTACATCGTTAATTGTAAATTCGACATAAATTTCTTCAGGCTCTCTTACATTAACAAATTTATAAGACCCTGCTTCCGCTGCTTCCGCATTTTCTTCTCCATTTATATATACTTTAGATATCTTATATCCCAAACTGGGTGTAAAATCAAATACTTGATCTCCTCCTACTGCTACTTTCATCATTCCTTTGGGAGAAATAGAACCTCCTATACCTGTATTAGCTGTTACAATATAATATTTAGGTAAAACCATAGGAGATACAAATTCTACGTGTATCGAATGTTCGCTTAAAACATCATAGAAAGTATATTTTCCCATTGCTTTAGCTTTCGGATTTCGAGAATTATTAATATATACTTCACCTATACTATAACCTTCTTCGGGAGCAAAAATAAATTCTTGATCTTCATTTACACCTACCATAACCTCTCCTTCAGGGGAAATAAATCCTCCTTCACCTACAGTTGCTGTTACCTTAAAATGGCTTGGAATAAATTCTACATTCATAATTACTTTTTCGGTAACAAATGGGATAGCATACACTCCATTAACAACTTCACTCTGTCTTTCTACTCCATTTACATATACCTTGTGTATTTGATAACCTTCATCGGGAACTATCTCAACATTTTGAGGGAAACCGTCTCTTACTTTTACTTTCCCTTGTGGAAAAACAGAGCCTCCTTCTCCTGCTAAAACAGTTACTGTGTGATAAGATATTTTCGATTCCTCAATAAAGAAGACTTTTATTCTGTGACTCCATCTTTCTATATTTGTAAATGTATAATATCCGTCAACAATTGCTTGTTGATTACTATAGTCATCAATAACAACATTACTTATAGCATAACCTTCATCGGGTGTAAAAGTAAATGTTTTATCGTTTCCTTTTGCCACTTTTACTTGTCCTTCTGGAGAAATAGACCCCCCTTTACCCGACGAAGCAGTAATTGTACATTTTTCTGGAATTGCCACCTCTTCAGTTGCTACATATAGCGTATGGTCTGAAGTAACATTCTTAAATGTATAAGTTCCCCAGACTGAGGGATATGCTATATCTTCATCTACTAAAACATTGTATAAGCTAACATCATCATATAGCATATACAAGAATGTTTGGTCTGTACCTTCGTATACCTTAACTTCACCTTGCGGACTTATTATTCCTCCCAATCCGACAGAGGCATTAATAGTATATTGTTTTCTGTTCTCTTCGTATCGAGCTGCACTAACAACTATAGAATGATCGTCTGTTATATTTATAAAAGTATATTCGCCAGATGTAATTGCTTCGGGATTACTAACTCCATCTATCAAAACCTCAGAAATATAATATCCTTCTTTTGCCGAAAAAGTAAACAAACGATTAGTCCCGTGAGCAATATTAATATTTCCATCAGTAAACATATCGACTCCATCATTAGCTATAGCCTGTATAATATAATTCTGAGAACCAAACATAACTTGAATTGAGTGCGGCTCCGAAACCTCAGTAAAAGTATACTCTCCATTCTTTTTAGCCTCTTCATTTTTAACTCCATCAATGTACACTGCTCGCAACGAACAATAATCGGAAGGCGAAAAAACAAACTTTTGACTACCTCCCTCTGCTACATTTATATCTCCTTTAGGGCTAACTGTACCTTTTGTATTTGCCGTTGCCGTTATATTATAAACTTTCTTAGCAAAGCTTACTTCGAGAGTATGATCGTTTTCTATTTGTGTGAATGTATAATTTTTACCATTAAAGGCAACTTGCACCCCATCTATCCAAAGTTTTTCGACCTGATAATCGTCTTCTGGTATAAATTCTAATGTTAAGTCGCTACCCATCTGACACTTTATTTCACCTTGAGGAGAAATAGTGCCACCCTCTCCTATCACTGACGATTTAATTATTCGTCCTTTGCCATCTTCTATTTGTAGAATAAATTCGTGTTCGGCATATTCGCCTAAGTGTTTACTATAAACATTGTCTCCATAGAAATAAAAATGGAAAGTTCCCGACTCAACAGGGATACCTGACAAAGTTCCTTTAATAGGATCGAAAGTCATACCCCAAGGTATACGTCCCGACATTTGCAAAGAATCTAATCCAGAATAAGGGAAAGTAATCTCATACGATTCACGATGAGAACATATAGTTTCTTGCTGAGGTCCACTTATTGTCGGTATTGTTCCTACAACTACACGGGTAGCTGGGAATGTATATTCGTGGTAATCAATGCCTTCTATCGTAAAGTTAACAGCATAATCTCCAAAATCTAATTCATTTACATTTTCTATAATGTAAGAAGAGCTTGTAACACCCGCAATTGTTTTACCATTTTTGGTCCATCTAAAGTCTTTAGCTTCTTCAATATCTATACTTAAAGATAGAGTTTCTCCTGGAGATAAAGAAATAAAGTCTGTAGGCACAACATTGGCTTTTACAATTTTTGTTGTTGTCGGCATATTTAGAGATGCTAAATTAACCTCAGCAGTATTAGATGTTAAAAATAAGAAAGGATAATCTATATTATTATCCTTAAAAGACATAGCATCTATAGTAGGATTAGGGTTTTCGGCATAAAGCATTTCTAAAAATATAAAGCTTTGGCTAAAGTTATTTGTTATCTGTTGAAGCCCTGGAAGAGCAAGCGATCTAACAACTCCATTAGATACAGATCTTACATCAAGCACTTTAACTTTAGGGTAGTATAAGCTCTGAAAATTTCCGTTTGATAAAAACCCCAAACCTTCAAACATTTGTAATCTTGGAAAGAAAGGATAGTAATAATTATTGTAATCCGACAATAGCCAATTAGTTTGAACAAGTGAAGGGAAACAAACTAATGCGTCTGATGATAGCAGATAAAAATTATTAGAACCTATATGTTTCAAATTTGGGAGAGAAATATCTTTACAGTTCGGAAGTTCACTTATAATAGCGTCAGAATCAATATATACTAAGCGCGGGAAAAACAAAGATTTAATAGTTTGACACTCTCCAATAACATTACTTTTCATTTTCTCCATTTTGGGAAACACTAATTTCTCCAAAATATTTCCTGTAGCAAAATCATGATCTACATACTCTAAATTATTACAGTTTATTTCTTTTAATTTTCTAAAAGAATAAAATGCAGCATACGTTATTACTTTTATATTCGGAGCTGTAAAAGAAAGAAGTGTATTGTTTGGCGAGTAATCATATCTTTTCCAAGTTGCTAAATTTGCAGTATTAATATCTAAATGGTATTCTACTTTTACAGACATTAATTTTTCCCAATCACTCTGTATTAAAGTGTCGCCTACCACCTTCAATAAGTCACCATTCTTAATATTAAATGGCATTTCAATTAAATTTCCTTCTGTCTTCCTTATAGTATATACTTCTTGTGTAATTACGGGTAAAGACACTGAAATAAAAACAATAAGCAATAACAGTTTTTTTATCATATCAAAGTATATTTATTAATCTTAAATACAAATTTAGCTAATTATGCAAAACTAACAAATAAACAAGTAGTAAACTTTAGAGGGCTAATATTCTCATCCATTTTATCCACTTCATCCATTCTTTTCTTTTTTACTATTAATTTTTTACCTTTGTAAAAAATAACACACATAAAGTTTATGCTATCACCTGTTGTAAAAGACTTATTGGAAAAACGCTTGGGGTCTGAAATTAGAACAAGCTTCGATTGCCTGGCTCTACAAACAGATATAGAAAGGATAACTAAAGAACGGATAGGTGTTAATACTATTAAACGTTTACTGGGATTATCCGAAAGTGGAGAACCTCGTATATCTACTCTTGATGTTATTGCGCGCTATCTGGGTTATGACAATTGGGATTTGTTGGCTAAAGGCATTCAATTAAATGGAACCTCTGAGTTTAATTCATTAGATGAAGTTGAAATTAAATCCCTTAATCTATATGATGTGATTGAATTAACTTACAGTCCTAACCGCAAGCTCGAACTTTTATATTGTGGAGATAAATCATTCAAGGTACAAAAAAGTATAAATGGTAAGCTTAAAGAAGGTGATTGTTTAGAAATTCATCATTTTGTATTAAACTATCCCTTAATCATATCAGAAGTTACAAGAGATGGTAAATCTTTAGGACGTTTCACGGCTGGCAAAGTATCCGGACTTACATCTATTCGTCTGATTTAACTTATTTATGGATAAAGAAAGTTCTTCATTTGATGATATATACAGAGAAGACCCTTTCTCTTTTTCTGAGATTATTCCTTTGAATAATTCAGGCTCTACTTCCGAAACTTTTAAGGTTCAGATTTTAGGGAAGTGGCATTTCCTTAAACGCCCTAAAAAAGAATTTATAGATCACCCTCGCTATCAGGCTGCATTTAATAAAGAATTTGACTTAGGCTATTCGCTCTACCACCCAAACATTGTTCGCTACATTTCTAAAGGGAAAGACAATGATGGAAGTTATATATTAACTGAATATATAGATGGTAGAACTTTAGATGAGTTTATTAAAGAAAATCCAACGTATTTCAGACTTAAAAGAAATCGTTTCCGATTTTACGAACAATTGCTTTCTGCAATAGCTTATCTACATACTCATCAAATACTTCATCTCGACCTTAAACCCGAAAACATATTAATAACCCATATAGGGAATGATGTAAAACTTATAGATTTAGGTTTCTCTTACTCCGATTGTTATCAGTTTTTAACCTCTGGGAAAACTGTTATATACGCTGCGCCTGAGCAAATAGAAAAAAGTAATATTGATACAAGAACTGATATTTTTGGTATCGGACGCTTAATAGAAACAATACCCTACCTTTCGAGTCTCGAAAAACAATGCGTGAAACGTTGCTTGCAAATTGATAAATGCAAGCGATATGATCGTGTAGAGTCTTTACAAACTCATTTGTTAGAGCACAAAAGGGAATCTACCAAAATAATATTAAGCATTTTATCATTACTACTAATTGCAGGAACAGCTATAGCTTTGAATGTTTTTTTTAGAGATGATACAAATAATATAGAAAAGGTAGAAACAAAAAAAGAAGTTGTAACTAATGATAGCATTGAAACTGAAATCTCTAAAGATATTGTTCGTGATACAATTAGAATTATAGAAACGCCCACTATTGTTCCCTCTGTAATTAATAAAGAAACAACTTCATCAAACATTCAGAAAAAAGAATCTCCAATAGTAAATAGATACGATGAAGCTATTACTACGTTTGAAGATGCACTAAAACAAACTTATACTCTTCGAGCTGAACAATCTTATTCATTAGAAACTCGATATAAAAAATGGAAATACATTCAAAACAAAAGAGTTGAGTTGCTTAAAGGAATAGAAGACGGAGAACAAAAAGATAAATTAGAAAAACAGTTTTACTATAACGAGAATATCTGGGCTGCACCTTACATTCAGCAATCGGTAATAAAAGAATTAGAAAGTATTATGAATACTAATCTTTCTGCAGAACCAACACCCGAATATATATTAGCTCAGTTTAATAAAACTATAGCTCCATACTACCTTCCTTTTTACAAAAAATATGTTTTAATCGACAACTATGCTACATATATTCAAGCTAAAAAGGAATTAG
This genomic window contains:
- a CDS encoding hypothetical protein (product_source=Hypo-rule applied; pfam=PF13568; superfamily=54001), with amino-acid sequence MKRIKLSLVIVLTFIGINLSAQDEVSLYAGFGSGIEGGVSYLYSFSPKWGLRSGLVYSQEKQSQSFSLLEDKYEVPTPTSFPSNSKFDYYTRLDNYKEEQTLLYLNVPIMAQFQTTT
- a CDS encoding hypothetical protein (product_source=Hypo-rule applied; cath_funfam=2.60.40.10; pfam=PF18962; superfamily=48726,49313,49464,52058,55729; tigrfam=TIGR04183); this encodes MIKKLLLLIVFISVSLPVITQEVYTIRKTEGNLIEMPFNIKNGDLLKVVGDTLIQSDWEKLMSVKVEYHLDINTANLATWKRYDYSPNNTLLSFTAPNIKVITYAAFYSFRKLKEINCNNLEYVDHDFATGNILEKLVFPKMEKMKSNVIGECQTIKSLFFPRLVYIDSDAIISELPNCKDISLPNLKHIGSNNFYLLSSDALVCFPSLVQTNWLLSDYNNYYYPFFPRLQMFEGLGFLSNGNFQSLYYPKVKVLDVRSVSNGVVRSLALPGLQQITNNFSQSFIFLEMLYAENPNPTIDAMSFKDNNIDYPFLFLTSNTAEVNLASLNMPTTTKIVKANVVPTDFISLSPGETLSLSIDIEEAKDFRWTKNGKTIAGVTSSSYIIENVNELDFGDYAVNFTIEGIDYHEYTFPATRVVVGTIPTISGPQQETICSHRESYEITFPYSGLDSLQMSGRIPWGMTFDPIKGTLSGIPVESGTFHFYFYGDNVYSKHLGEYAEHEFILQIEDGKGRIIKSSVIGEGGTISPQGEIKCQMGSDLTLEFIPEDDYQVEKLWIDGVQVAFNGKNYTFTQIENDHTLEVSFAKKVYNITATANTKGTVSPKGDINVAEGGSQKFVFSPSDYCSLRAVYIDGVKNEEAKKNGEYTFTEVSEPHSIQVMFGSQNYIIQAIANDGVDMFTDGNINIAHGTNRLFTFSAKEGYYISEVLIDGVSNPEAITSGEYTFINITDDHSIVVSAARYEENRKQYTINASVGLGGIISPQGEVKVYEGTDQTFLYMLYDDVSLYNVLVDEDIAYPSVWGTYTFKNVTSDHTLYVATEEVAIPEKCTITASSGKGGSISPEGQVKVAKGNDKTFTFTPDEGYAISNVVIDDYSNQQAIVDGYYTFTNIERWSHRIKVFFIEESKISYHTVTVLAGEGGSVFPQGKVKVRDGFPQNVEIVPDEGYQIHKVYVNGVERQSEVVNGVYAIPFVTEKVIMNVEFIPSHFKVTATVGEGGFISPEGEVMVGVNEDQEFIFAPEEGYSIGEVYINNSRNPKAKAMGKYTFYDVLSEHSIHVEFVSPMVLPKYYIVTANTGIGGSISPKGMMKVAVGGDQVFDFTPSLGYKISKVYINGEENAEAAEAGSYKFVNVREPEEIYVEFTINDVEQFEPTYLEELENLLNTFSQDNCLVKPEFHPNTLEYFISIPCETNAYKWNNIYFNNMKASSIFAFPKAGTKTIELEGDVGEQQTVKYKLHFTKPFDNSVLKVWDNVLTVVNNPDNNGGYTFAEYQWYADKAMTKKLENEVSGNLIVDNVYNIDSYTVWLKATDGTEACGCLSNLSTLRSSQIRLYPNPVINELNIEYPNWEDNPNIQVYDITGNAMLKMEADSQYSKINTSNWTTGLYMLRVGSESFVIMKNR
- a CDS encoding hypothetical protein (product_source=Hypo-rule applied), encoding MCVIFYKGKKLIVKKKRMDEVDKMDENISPLKFTTCLFVSFA
- a CDS encoding hypothetical protein (product_source=Hypo-rule applied) yields the protein MLSPVVKDLLEKRLGSEIRTSFDCLALQTDIERITKERIGVNTIKRLLGLSESGEPRISTLDVIARYLGYDNWDLLAKGIQLNGTSEFNSLDEVEIKSLNLYDVIELTYSPNRKLELLYCGDKSFKVQKSINGKLKEGDCLEIHHFVLNYPLIISEVTRDGKSLGRFTAGKVSGLTSIRLI
- a CDS encoding serine/threonine protein kinase (product_source=COG0515; cath_funfam=1.10.510.10; cog=COG0515; pfam=PF00069; smart=SM00220; superfamily=48445,56112; transmembrane_helix_parts=Outside_1_251,TMhelix_252_273,Inside_274_533) gives rise to the protein MDKESSSFDDIYREDPFSFSEIIPLNNSGSTSETFKVQILGKWHFLKRPKKEFIDHPRYQAAFNKEFDLGYSLYHPNIVRYISKGKDNDGSYILTEYIDGRTLDEFIKENPTYFRLKRNRFRFYEQLLSAIAYLHTHQILHLDLKPENILITHIGNDVKLIDLGFSYSDCYQFLTSGKTVIYAAPEQIEKSNIDTRTDIFGIGRLIETIPYLSSLEKQCVKRCLQIDKCKRYDRVESLQTHLLEHKRESTKIILSILSLLLIAGTAIALNVFFRDDTNNIEKVETKKEVVTNDSIETEISKDIVRDTIRIIETPTIVPSVINKETTSSNIQKKESPIVNRYDEAITTFEDALKQTYTLRAEQSYSLETRYKKWKYIQNKRVELLKGIEDGEQKDKLEKQFYYNENIWAAPYIQQSVIKELESIMNTNLSAEPTPEYILAQFNKTIAPYYLPFYKKYVLIDNYATYIQAKKELDDIKQITEPILHTVYNNNKDVYSSREVFYEQFMARLPHYPYFNYIYPAEDLLQNYVLNYLD